TCGATTATCAGATTTTTTTCTTTGAGTTGAATCAAAACAGCTGCATGACCAAGATAACGAATTTTCATCTTTATTCACCTCCACATATATTTTAACGCACGATTGACCTTCAATCACCAAACTTTGCCTCAAAAATTTCAAGAGATATTCATGTGTTGTGACTTGATAATTCGTTGACAGAACATTTTGTGCGGTGTATAATAAATAATCGTATAACAATAAAAGATATTCAAATGGTATGGTGGGAGAGCGGGAGAAAGCCATATCTCGATATGAGGTATGGCTTTTTTATTTCAAAAACGTCGAGGGAGGTGTATCTATGCGTAAAGGTGCTGGCTGGGTGATTCTTTCACTTGTAATTGTTCTGGTTGGTGCATTGATTGCATTCTTTGTGCAAACAGATTTTGGGAAAGTCAAGGTCAAAGAACTGAGATTTGTAAGTAGCGATGGAAAGATTTTAAGTGCCTTGCTGTTCATTCCAAAAGGTGTCTCAGCGGAAAAACCTGCACCAGCTGTCTTAACGATGCATGGTTATATCAATTCGAGAGAGACACAGAGTGGTTTTAATATTGAATTTGCAAGACGTGGTTATGTGGTTATGGCTATGGACATGGCCGGCCACGGCTATTCTGAGCAAGTCAAAGGCGGACTTGCAAATCCTGCTCGTGGTGCAGATGCTGGATTACTGTATCTTGCAAGTCTTTCATTTGTCGACAAAAACAATATCGCAGTTGAAGGACATTCGATGGGTGGATGGTCTGTCCTGAGTGCTGCAGGTAAATATCCAGATCTTGTAAAAACGGTGATTTTAGAGGGTTCCTCCTCTGAAACATATGGCTCTCCAAAGGTAACTGCAGAAACTCCCTTCAATTTTGCAGTTGTGTTCAGTAAATATGATGAATTCAGCAGACTCATGTGGGGTGTGGAAATCCCATCCGACATAGTCAAGACGCAAAAACTCAAAGCTGCATTTGGTACCACAGAAGATGTCATACCCAAAAAACTTTATGGTTCATTTGAAAATGAGAGTGCAAGAAAATTATATATACCAAATTGCACGCATCCAGGAGATCATCTTTCAAAAGAAGCAATTGGATATGCAATAGAATTTTTGCAAGACTCGATAACACCACCCAAATTCATAGATCCAAATAACCAAATATGGCCTTGGAAAGAATTCGGAACATTATTGGCATTAATAGGTGGCATCATGTTCCTACTCAGTTATGGCTACTGTCTACTCAATAGCGCATATTTCTCATCTTTAAGAGGAAGAGTTGCTAATTTTAAGGATGTTAAAAAACCAGTAAGTATTATTGTCTGGCTTATTGGTTTTGCACTTGTAACTGCGATACCAGCTTTCACATTTTTCAAATTTCAGCAACCTGGAGGCAAAACACCAACGGCTAATGCCTTTTGGCCACAGAGTTTGACC
The DNA window shown above is from Thermotoga profunda AZM34c06 and carries:
- a CDS encoding alpha/beta hydrolase family protein, translating into MRKGAGWVILSLVIVLVGALIAFFVQTDFGKVKVKELRFVSSDGKILSALLFIPKGVSAEKPAPAVLTMHGYINSRETQSGFNIEFARRGYVVMAMDMAGHGYSEQVKGGLANPARGADAGLLYLASLSFVDKNNIAVEGHSMGGWSVLSAAGKYPDLVKTVILEGSSSETYGSPKVTAETPFNFAVVFSKYDEFSRLMWGVEIPSDIVKTQKLKAAFGTTEDVIPKKLYGSFENESARKLYIPNCTHPGDHLSKEAIGYAIEFLQDSITPPKFIDPNNQIWPWKEFGTLLALIGGIMFLLSYGYCLLNSAYFSSLRGRVANFKDVKKPVSIIVWLIGFALVTAIPAFTFFKFQQPGGKTPTANAFWPQSLTIGFARWATFNALIAIGLFIVWHFVYHRRIGGNLVTYGLATNHDKPKFSLKQLWKAFALAVCVVFTTHIVLSVVQWAFKVDFRWWVLALKPMDIARFWIFIKFLPPFALFTFVNALVLNGQLKAREFKNEATSTAVWMISSALANSLGIAILVALQVGKLFATQTLFFPTQSLLGIVAYQFVFLTAVCGVFSSFFYRRTGSIYVGAFINALFVTWYIVAGQAIQFVA